The Vibrio splendidus genome has a window encoding:
- the putA gene encoding bifunctional proline dehydrogenase/L-glutamate gamma-semialdehyde dehydrogenase PutA has product MFTATDVLKPEFNEQSLADLWTLISPLYMVDETQWLEQLLPLATPSESEKQQITDKTTSLIEAIRADKTSIQMIDALLLEYSLDTQEGILLMCLAEALMRIPDSATADALIRDKLSVADWKSHLKNSDSVFVNASTWGLMLTGKVVGLSSNEQSAGQAVNRLVNKLSEPVIRKAMHQAMKVMGHQFVLGRSIAEAQKNGKSMRDKGFTYSYDMLGEAALTTADANKYFKDYLMAIEAVGRDTYVSSKSSPAPSVSIKLSALHPRYEVANEDRVLTELCDTLEQLLRRAVELDVAITIDAEEADRLELSLKLFEKLYRTDLVKGWGKFGLVIQAYSKRALPVLVWLNRLAKEQGDLIPLRLVKGAYWDSEIKWSQQAGFTDYPVYTRKEATDVAYLACARYLLSPSVRGNIFPQFASHNAHTVSAIAVMTEHKDFEFQRLHGMGDSLYNHAMEAYQQSVRIYAPVGSHKDLLPYLVRRLLENGANSSFVHRLVDARCPVEELTQHPVDMLLAFDTLHNTKIPLPPAVFPERKNSYGVNIDIESEAHQFEEQVKAFLNNQWTAGPVINGESLAESMIKADQNVEQVTAPYDRRINVGQVAFANLDHVSAAITGADAAFADWNATSVETKAAALDKLADLMEDNLAELVAICHQEAGKTIHDSVDEVREAVDFCRYYAKQADNLQGFELKGFDGQTRIASRQGRGVFVCISPWNFPLAIFLGQITAALVAGNTVVAKPAEQTSLIAARAVELMNEAGFPAGTIQLLPGRGAEIGSALTSHDAIAGVAFTGSTPTAQRINVSLASRNAKPVPFIAETGGQNAMIVDSTALPEQVVRDVIRSAFASAGQRCSALRVLYIQEDIADRVVALIHGAMDELSVGIPHLHKTDVGPVIDQNAKQKLLAHLENMTNTQKKVAQLSLGTDCEHGDFVPPSAFEIDDISCLKEEQFGPVLHIVRFKASELAQVVDQINQTGFGLTMGIHSRNETTYRWIEKHVRVGNCYINRDQVGAVVGVQPFGGQGLSGTGPKAGGPHYLYRFTDVHFSQSQDKA; this is encoded by the coding sequence ATGTTTACAGCTACTGATGTGTTAAAGCCAGAATTCAACGAGCAGTCGCTTGCTGATCTTTGGACGCTTATCTCACCATTATATATGGTGGATGAAACCCAATGGCTAGAGCAACTTCTGCCGCTAGCTACCCCTTCTGAGTCTGAAAAGCAGCAAATCACAGACAAAACGACATCATTGATTGAAGCTATCCGCGCGGATAAGACTTCTATCCAGATGATCGATGCACTGTTGCTTGAATACAGTCTAGATACTCAAGAGGGCATCTTGCTGATGTGTCTGGCGGAAGCCTTGATGCGTATTCCTGATTCAGCAACCGCTGATGCACTGATTCGTGACAAACTCAGCGTTGCGGATTGGAAATCTCACCTAAAGAATTCTGACTCAGTGTTTGTTAACGCATCCACTTGGGGCCTAATGCTAACAGGCAAGGTTGTTGGACTTTCATCTAACGAGCAGAGTGCGGGTCAAGCCGTTAATCGCTTAGTGAACAAGCTTTCTGAGCCGGTGATTCGTAAAGCGATGCACCAAGCAATGAAGGTGATGGGTCACCAATTCGTTCTTGGCCGCAGCATTGCTGAAGCTCAAAAGAACGGTAAGTCTATGCGTGATAAAGGCTTTACCTACTCATACGACATGCTAGGTGAAGCGGCACTGACTACTGCAGACGCAAACAAATACTTCAAAGATTACCTAATGGCGATTGAAGCCGTAGGTCGAGACACATATGTCTCTTCAAAATCGAGCCCTGCGCCATCGGTATCTATCAAGCTTTCTGCGCTTCACCCACGTTATGAAGTGGCGAACGAAGACCGCGTATTGACGGAACTTTGCGACACGCTAGAGCAGCTATTGCGCCGTGCAGTAGAGCTCGATGTTGCAATTACGATTGATGCGGAAGAAGCGGATCGCCTAGAGCTTTCTCTTAAATTATTCGAAAAACTGTACCGCACTGACCTTGTAAAAGGTTGGGGTAAATTTGGTCTGGTTATTCAAGCATACTCAAAGCGTGCACTACCGGTTTTAGTATGGCTAAACCGCCTAGCGAAAGAGCAGGGTGATTTAATCCCGCTTCGCCTAGTGAAGGGCGCGTACTGGGACAGCGAAATCAAATGGTCACAGCAGGCTGGTTTCACTGATTACCCAGTTTACACTCGTAAAGAAGCGACTGACGTAGCTTACCTTGCTTGTGCGCGTTATCTATTGAGCCCAAGTGTTCGCGGCAATATCTTCCCGCAGTTTGCGAGCCACAATGCTCATACGGTTTCAGCTATTGCCGTAATGACAGAGCATAAAGACTTTGAATTCCAACGCTTACACGGCATGGGTGATTCTCTGTACAACCACGCGATGGAAGCTTACCAACAGTCGGTACGTATCTACGCACCGGTTGGTAGCCATAAAGACTTACTGCCATACCTAGTACGTCGCTTGCTAGAAAACGGCGCAAACAGCTCGTTTGTACACCGTTTAGTTGATGCTCGTTGCCCTGTGGAAGAGCTGACACAACACCCTGTCGATATGCTTCTTGCATTCGATACGCTGCACAACACTAAGATTCCTCTGCCTCCAGCGGTATTCCCTGAGCGTAAAAACTCTTACGGTGTGAACATCGATATTGAAAGTGAAGCGCATCAGTTTGAAGAGCAGGTTAAAGCTTTCCTTAACAATCAATGGACTGCGGGCCCTGTGATCAACGGTGAATCTCTTGCCGAAAGCATGATCAAGGCTGATCAGAATGTTGAGCAAGTGACTGCACCTTACGATCGTCGTATTAATGTCGGTCAGGTGGCTTTCGCTAACCTTGATCATGTTTCCGCAGCGATCACTGGCGCGGATGCTGCATTCGCTGATTGGAACGCAACCTCAGTTGAAACCAAAGCGGCGGCGCTTGATAAGTTGGCTGACCTGATGGAAGACAACCTTGCTGAGCTGGTGGCAATTTGTCATCAAGAAGCAGGTAAAACGATTCACGACAGCGTTGATGAAGTGCGTGAAGCGGTCGACTTCTGTCGTTACTACGCAAAACAAGCGGATAACCTACAAGGTTTCGAACTAAAAGGTTTTGATGGCCAAACACGAATCGCTTCACGACAAGGTCGTGGTGTGTTCGTTTGTATTAGCCCTTGGAACTTCCCTCTAGCTATCTTCCTTGGCCAAATTACAGCAGCTTTGGTTGCGGGTAACACGGTTGTGGCTAAGCCAGCCGAGCAAACAAGCTTGATTGCAGCTCGCGCAGTGGAACTGATGAATGAAGCGGGTTTCCCTGCTGGTACCATTCAGTTACTACCGGGTCGTGGCGCTGAGATCGGCAGTGCACTAACCAGCCATGATGCAATTGCTGGCGTTGCTTTTACGGGTTCAACACCAACGGCACAACGCATCAACGTTTCATTGGCAAGTCGTAACGCTAAGCCTGTTCCGTTTATTGCGGAAACAGGTGGCCAAAACGCGATGATCGTCGACAGTACCGCACTGCCTGAACAGGTAGTTCGTGATGTTATTCGTTCTGCATTCGCTTCAGCAGGTCAACGTTGTTCTGCGCTGCGTGTGCTTTACATTCAAGAAGACATCGCAGACCGCGTGGTTGCATTGATTCACGGTGCAATGGACGAATTGAGTGTGGGTATCCCACATCTTCATAAAACGGATGTTGGCCCTGTTATCGACCAAAATGCGAAACAGAAGTTGTTGGCGCACTTAGAAAACATGACCAATACCCAGAAGAAGGTGGCTCAACTTTCTCTAGGTACGGATTGTGAACATGGTGATTTTGTTCCACCAAGTGCTTTTGAAATTGATGACATCAGCTGCTTGAAAGAAGAACAGTTTGGCCCTGTGCTGCACATTGTTCGCTTCAAAGCGAGTGAGTTGGCGCAAGTGGTCGATCAAATTAACCAAACGGGCTTTGGCCTAACCATGGGTATCCACAGCCGTAACGAGACAACTTACCGTTGGATCGAAAAACACGTTCGTGTGGGTAACTGCTACATCAACCGTGACCAAGTGGGCGCCGTTGTTGGGGTTCAACCATTTGGTGGTCAAGGCTTGTCAGGTACTGGCCCTAAAGCGGGTGGTCCTCACTACCTATACCGTTTTACAGATGTTCATTTCTCTCAATCACAAGACAAGGCATAA
- a CDS encoding AraC family transcriptional regulator produces the protein MPKPLPFPNFDLSPLSLTGPRPAEIITLPSHMDCHDHHYSQVVIGLKGQAEFEVSGKGNLVGPGQGCVVTARSDHAFGGVVGQSDILVLNMPMPTDDDPLMLEKINQLESSNVYFQLDAQIQKLIHMLVQEMQASPDDLLLSRACNDTVIALMQRHISAFETSIKDSRFDLESLDRYIEQHLANKISVAQLAGSVFLGESQFHMLFKDQMGITPHQYVLGKRIDRSRRLIEQGNLSLGQVAELAGFSGQSSFTHTFSRLQGMSPSQYKKQISVK, from the coding sequence ATGCCTAAACCGTTACCCTTTCCGAACTTTGACTTGTCCCCGCTAAGCCTTACTGGCCCTCGCCCTGCGGAGATCATTACTTTGCCTTCGCATATGGATTGTCACGATCACCATTATTCGCAGGTAGTCATTGGTTTAAAAGGTCAGGCGGAATTTGAAGTGAGCGGTAAAGGTAATCTTGTCGGTCCAGGGCAAGGCTGTGTAGTCACGGCTCGCTCTGATCATGCTTTCGGTGGAGTGGTTGGTCAGTCGGATATTCTCGTACTCAACATGCCTATGCCAACCGATGATGACCCTCTGATGCTAGAGAAGATTAACCAGTTAGAATCCTCGAACGTCTACTTCCAATTAGATGCGCAAATTCAAAAGCTTATCCATATGTTGGTGCAAGAGATGCAGGCCAGTCCTGATGATCTGTTGTTGAGTCGAGCTTGTAATGACACGGTGATTGCGTTGATGCAAAGACACATCTCGGCATTTGAAACCTCGATTAAAGATTCGCGTTTCGATCTTGAGTCGTTGGATCGCTACATCGAACAACACTTGGCTAATAAGATCTCAGTCGCGCAGCTTGCAGGCAGTGTGTTCTTGGGCGAAAGCCAATTCCACATGCTATTCAAAGATCAAATGGGCATTACCCCTCACCAATATGTTTTAGGAAAGCGTATCGACCGCTCTCGACGCCTTATTGAACAAGGTAATCTAAGCCTTGGTCAGGTCGCAGAACTTGCTGGTTTTTCCGGTCAATCCTCCTTTACTCACACCTTTTCTCGCCTTCAAGGCATGTCACCATCTCAATACAAAAAGCAAATTTCTGTTAAATAA
- a CDS encoding PEGA domain-containing protein has translation MTNFRISALLLALSPLWVSASVSAEELNQVDPVSAIDAKLTEKNSDIERISATKVSATENLKQLQNKNSKLLREGEELKAKRNRAKSVLDKQYSRLLEDPETDLVSFQKSYQDAWAAVKENQSSQLDNEQAMNESEIHLSQIKQKQARLNNELANLRESKVEARVKRIASELRESAVLETSYTTTCSSTMTLGECTAQGKHLTNQKAVKTFKSQLLEQLTESSLAKQNLQGVQLNIHVQDSQAIKSGFSGNNSYFMQMQAQLQAKPEAVAACNLLNVSTRYCLTGSDAAVVKKSDKQWANVTVRSDQYNDSVTINGIKYGSTPLEVALPSGRHQVTISKQGYESYNRTVTINGSDTIWVKLLPSKES, from the coding sequence ATGACTAACTTTCGAATTTCAGCGCTTTTACTCGCGCTATCCCCACTTTGGGTATCTGCATCGGTATCCGCTGAAGAACTGAATCAAGTCGATCCCGTTTCAGCTATCGATGCAAAGCTAACAGAGAAAAACTCAGATATTGAGCGTATTTCAGCAACCAAAGTATCGGCGACTGAAAACCTAAAACAACTTCAAAATAAGAACAGCAAGTTGTTACGCGAAGGTGAAGAACTTAAGGCAAAACGTAACAGAGCCAAGTCTGTACTCGACAAACAGTACAGTCGCTTGCTTGAAGATCCAGAAACGGATTTGGTCTCTTTCCAGAAAAGTTACCAAGACGCTTGGGCTGCGGTTAAAGAGAATCAATCGTCTCAGCTAGATAACGAACAAGCGATGAACGAGAGCGAAATTCACCTTTCTCAAATCAAGCAAAAGCAAGCTCGCCTGAATAATGAGCTAGCTAACTTGAGAGAGTCGAAAGTTGAAGCTCGCGTTAAACGTATTGCATCAGAACTTCGCGAAAGTGCCGTTCTTGAAACCAGCTACACCACCACATGTTCATCAACGATGACATTGGGTGAATGTACTGCTCAAGGTAAACACCTGACCAATCAAAAAGCGGTGAAAACGTTCAAGAGCCAATTACTTGAGCAGCTCACGGAAAGTTCATTAGCAAAACAGAACTTGCAAGGTGTTCAACTGAACATCCATGTTCAAGACAGCCAAGCGATCAAGAGTGGCTTTTCTGGTAACAACTCTTACTTCATGCAGATGCAGGCTCAGCTTCAAGCAAAACCTGAAGCGGTTGCAGCATGTAACTTATTGAACGTTTCAACGCGCTACTGTTTAACGGGCAGTGACGCGGCAGTCGTTAAGAAGAGTGACAAACAATGGGCTAACGTGACGGTACGTTCTGATCAGTACAATGACTCAGTGACCATCAACGGCATTAAGTATGGCAGCACCCCTCTTGAGGTTGCGCTACCAAGTGGTCGTCACCAAGTAACCATTTCAAAACAAGGTTACGAGTCTTACAACCGCACAGTTACCATCAACGGTAGCGACACTATTTGGGTTAAGCTTCTTCCTAGCAAGGAAAGCTAA
- a CDS encoding SUMF1/EgtB/PvdO family nonheme iron enzyme — protein sequence MRQGLPTLLFALAPCLMTPAVFAEATPPAIASSVTDIESSLFEKHADLTAVEKKLADKQNEVDNQAQQTARLAELSAQAEQTLAKAKASLEQDYSRMIDEPDFDISPAQNRFQDAWKTVKEGKLAISDSELKQQGLVMELEAIQAEKAAAEASIANLNQNKLRARAERLRNEITQTEEQTVSFTNRCSSDMTLAQCSEQTVTLALQKAVKQFQHSLVDNATESKTVKEHLASASLNIHVLQHKVKSSGFSEDNRYRAVIAANLETRPDKNTPCRLLGIQSSNCFIQSEQQANDQQKEVAWVNLVVRSNQYNDKVSINGVNYGSTPVEVMLPTGQHMVTIEKEGYLSFHQELKIARDHNLRAVLQAKQNSLNVGTKFADPMGNNIQSPEMIVVGSGRYLLGENNAQQVTIKQPFALAATPTRVQDFKAFVKSTGYQTDAELMNTCDTFVNAEITTVSDNDWQSPGFEQADNSPVVCVSQNDAKAYTRWLSQNTGFTYRLPTPQEWEAAARAGQDTNFWWGNEFRSGKANTGWAGTPWSNVSTSPVKSFLPTPTGFYDMVGNVWEWTTIQKGLAKGGAWSFSPEEAKVFNELYVPPSTAANYLGFRVVREL from the coding sequence ATGCGCCAAGGTCTTCCTACTCTATTATTTGCACTTGCTCCCTGCTTAATGACGCCAGCTGTTTTTGCTGAGGCAACACCACCAGCGATCGCGTCTTCTGTCACCGACATTGAAAGCTCACTTTTCGAAAAGCATGCCGACTTAACGGCTGTTGAGAAGAAATTGGCTGACAAACAAAACGAAGTCGACAATCAGGCGCAGCAAACGGCACGTCTAGCTGAGTTATCGGCTCAAGCAGAGCAAACACTCGCAAAGGCAAAAGCCAGCCTAGAGCAAGATTACTCGCGCATGATTGATGAGCCCGATTTCGATATCTCGCCTGCTCAAAACCGCTTCCAAGACGCTTGGAAAACCGTAAAAGAGGGCAAGCTTGCGATTTCAGACTCAGAGCTGAAGCAACAAGGCTTGGTGATGGAGCTTGAGGCTATCCAAGCCGAGAAAGCAGCGGCAGAAGCTTCAATCGCTAATCTGAACCAAAATAAGCTAAGAGCAAGAGCTGAGCGACTCAGAAACGAGATCACTCAGACGGAAGAGCAAACCGTTAGCTTTACGAACCGTTGCAGCAGCGATATGACACTGGCGCAATGTTCAGAGCAAACGGTGACCTTGGCACTTCAAAAAGCGGTAAAACAATTCCAGCATAGCCTTGTAGACAACGCGACCGAATCGAAAACAGTGAAAGAGCACCTTGCGTCTGCTTCATTGAATATTCACGTTCTGCAACACAAAGTGAAATCCTCGGGCTTCTCTGAAGATAACCGTTACCGAGCGGTGATTGCGGCGAACCTAGAAACTCGTCCAGATAAGAACACACCTTGTCGTCTGCTTGGTATTCAGTCATCAAACTGTTTCATTCAAAGCGAGCAACAAGCCAACGACCAGCAAAAAGAAGTCGCTTGGGTTAACTTGGTGGTTCGTTCAAATCAATACAACGACAAGGTTTCTATCAACGGCGTGAACTATGGCAGCACACCCGTTGAAGTGATGTTACCAACAGGCCAGCACATGGTCACGATTGAGAAAGAGGGTTACCTTTCTTTCCACCAAGAGCTGAAGATAGCCCGCGATCACAACCTACGAGCCGTATTACAGGCCAAGCAGAACTCATTGAATGTCGGTACCAAGTTTGCAGACCCGATGGGAAACAACATTCAGAGCCCTGAAATGATTGTTGTCGGCTCAGGTCGCTACCTACTCGGTGAAAACAACGCACAACAAGTGACGATCAAACAGCCGTTTGCATTAGCCGCAACACCAACCCGTGTTCAAGACTTCAAAGCATTCGTAAAAAGCACAGGCTACCAGACAGACGCTGAGCTGATGAACACCTGCGATACGTTCGTGAATGCAGAGATCACAACCGTTTCAGACAATGACTGGCAGAGCCCTGGCTTTGAACAAGCAGATAACTCACCCGTTGTATGTGTCAGCCAAAATGATGCAAAAGCGTATACTCGTTGGTTATCTCAAAATACAGGCTTCACTTACCGTTTACCTACACCACAAGAGTGGGAAGCTGCAGCAAGAGCAGGTCAAGACACCAACTTCTGGTGGGGTAACGAGTTCCGCTCAGGTAAGGCCAACACTGGCTGGGCGGGTACGCCTTGGTCAAACGTTAGCACATCTCCAGTTAAATCATTCCTGCCAACACCAACAGGCTTCTACGACATGGTGGGTAACGTATGGGAATGGACAACCATTCAGAAAGGTTTAGCGAAAGGTGGTGCGTGGAGCTTCTCTCCAGAAGAGGCAAAAGTGTTTAACGAACTGTACGTACCGCCTTCAACGGCAGCGAACTATCTAGGATTCCGAGTCGTGCGAGAGCTGTAG
- a CDS encoding helix-turn-helix transcriptional regulator has protein sequence MPLQRYKKLILLLYLCLRDKTLPDSFNSIHRSLFEQLPGCWGCKDTDSVFVYANLAYNKLIGLKPDETCTGLTDFDMPSQTIECAQDFRAQDKHVMDTRSTLKILDIHPYPDGRWHAHIFTKTPWLDDNDNVQGTIFYGQELTDTAILEVGHWVCQATGAKGNQASLAGSEPRVSKLQKRLTSRESEVLFLLLFGKKPQYIASTLDISIKTVEGHVARLKQKFDARSKSQLIEYALDSGLGSVIPETLLNKQISVVLHSDK, from the coding sequence TTGCCATTGCAGCGCTATAAGAAACTGATATTATTGCTATACCTCTGCTTACGAGATAAAACCTTGCCAGATTCATTCAACTCCATACATCGTTCTTTATTTGAACAACTTCCAGGTTGCTGGGGCTGCAAAGATACTGATTCGGTCTTCGTGTACGCAAACCTTGCCTACAACAAACTGATTGGCTTAAAACCCGATGAGACTTGTACTGGTTTGACCGACTTCGACATGCCCAGTCAAACCATTGAGTGCGCGCAAGATTTCAGAGCTCAAGACAAACATGTGATGGATACACGCAGTACCCTTAAAATCCTCGATATTCACCCCTATCCAGACGGACGCTGGCACGCCCATATCTTTACCAAAACCCCTTGGCTTGATGATAACGACAATGTCCAAGGCACTATCTTCTATGGGCAAGAGCTCACTGATACTGCGATCTTAGAAGTCGGCCACTGGGTTTGTCAGGCAACAGGAGCGAAAGGTAATCAAGCATCACTTGCGGGATCAGAGCCGCGCGTGTCTAAGCTGCAAAAGCGGCTGACTTCGCGAGAATCAGAGGTGTTGTTCTTACTGCTTTTCGGCAAGAAGCCTCAATACATTGCGTCTACGTTAGACATTTCAATCAAAACGGTCGAAGGTCATGTCGCAAGATTGAAACAGAAGTTCGATGCGCGCAGCAAAAGTCAATTAATTGAGTATGCACTGGACTCGGGCTTAGGCTCCGTGATCCCAGAAACTCTGCTCAATAAACAGATCTCCGTTGTGCTGCACAGTGATAAATGA
- the pdxH gene encoding pyridoxamine 5'-phosphate oxidase, which yields MELTDIRREYAKGGLRRKDLAADPIEQFNLWLEQAIEAKMTDPTAMTVATVDENGQPFQRIVLLKNVDKDGFVFYTNLGSRKAHQLEHNSKISLHFPWHPLERQVHITGTAEKLTAMENMKYFSSRPKESQLAAIASKQSSRISARGILEGKYLELKQKFAKGEIPVPSFWGGFRVRVDSIEFWQGGEHRLHDRFLFSRQDNSWDIDRLAP from the coding sequence CTTAGCCGCAGACCCTATTGAGCAATTCAATCTATGGTTAGAACAAGCCATCGAAGCTAAGATGACTGACCCTACTGCCATGACAGTTGCCACGGTTGATGAAAATGGTCAGCCATTCCAACGAATTGTTTTGCTAAAGAATGTTGATAAAGACGGTTTCGTTTTTTACACCAACTTAGGTAGCCGTAAAGCGCACCAACTTGAGCACAACAGTAAGATAAGCCTGCATTTCCCTTGGCATCCTCTAGAGCGACAAGTTCACATTACTGGCACCGCTGAAAAGCTGACAGCAATGGAAAACATGAAGTACTTCTCGTCACGCCCAAAAGAGAGCCAATTGGCCGCGATTGCAAGTAAGCAGAGTAGCCGTATCTCAGCTCGTGGCATTTTAGAAGGTAAGTACCTAGAGCTTAAACAGAAGTTTGCTAAAGGAGAGATTCCGGTGCCTTCTTTCTGGGGTGGCTTCCGAGTTCGCGTGGATAGCATTGAGTTTTGGCAGGGTGGTGAACACCGCTTGCATGACCGTTTCTTGTTCTCACGACAAGACAACAGCTGGGATATTGATCGCCTAGCGCCTTAG